In Wenyingzhuangia fucanilytica, the following are encoded in one genomic region:
- a CDS encoding family 16 glycosylhydrolase: protein MKYLFLIMTVFVSLQSCGSDNITSDDHVVDTPGDTDNDHDGGEEPNPAYPLSDQSNEGDWVLNTEMSDEFELPLDEDKWLIQGRNNEYQSRFIGRAPSQFSVNNAYTESGKLKIVTKWEPDYDFRLKFNGDDHDVVNGEKIYFENITTAAVISKKQFRYGYMEIKCKSANAPITSSFWTTGKNTSEMDMFEMFGGHKTNDSWRKRLKFNIISWDPNNPNYFNKINGPVFTQNIQVGNNTAGDFHVYGFDWTADYIKVYYDGVLLPEYTILKSELTNNNTNPDKWVTDSDYWIWFDSETFPWLGIPKEEDLPAEYQIEYLRVWQKNKIQ from the coding sequence ATGAAGTATCTATTTTTAATAATGACTGTTTTTGTATCGTTACAAAGTTGTGGGAGTGATAATATCACGTCTGATGATCACGTGGTTGATACTCCTGGTGATACTGACAATGATCATGATGGAGGTGAGGAGCCAAATCCAGCATATCCATTATCGGATCAGTCTAACGAAGGAGACTGGGTGCTAAACACAGAAATGTCAGATGAGTTTGAATTGCCTTTAGATGAAGATAAATGGTTAATTCAAGGTAGAAATAACGAATATCAATCAAGATTTATAGGTAGAGCGCCGTCACAATTTTCTGTTAATAATGCTTATACAGAATCAGGAAAATTGAAAATTGTTACAAAATGGGAGCCAGATTATGACTTTAGATTAAAGTTTAATGGTGATGATCATGATGTTGTAAATGGAGAAAAAATATATTTCGAAAACATTACAACTGCTGCTGTAATTAGCAAAAAACAATTTAGATATGGTTATATGGAAATTAAGTGTAAATCCGCAAATGCTCCTATAACTAGCTCATTTTGGACTACTGGTAAAAACACATCAGAAATGGATATGTTTGAAATGTTTGGTGGACACAAAACAAATGATTCTTGGAGAAAAAGATTAAAGTTTAACATTATTAGTTGGGATCCTAATAACCCTAATTATTTTAATAAAATCAATGGACCAGTTTTTACTCAAAACATTCAAGTGGGAAATAATACTGCGGGTGATTTTCATGTATATGGATTTGATTGGACAGCAGATTATATAAAAGTTTATTACGATGGAGTGTTGTTGCCTGAGTATACAATTTTAAAATCAGAACTTACAAATAACAACACTAATCCAGATAAATGGGTAACAGATTCTGATTATTGGATTTGGTTCGATTCAGAAACTTTTCCTTGGTTAGGTATACCAAAAGAAGAGGATTTACCAGCAGAGTATCAAATAGAATATTTAAGGGTTTGGCAAAAAAATAAAATTCAATAA
- a CDS encoding family 16 glycosylhydrolase, with product MIKNNRQINNACLVVMVMFLFACSSNKNTAKVDKQVSAVVYPFSDPNNTGGWVLNTEASDEFDAPVIDEDRWYIVGKFENGVPVYKDPDYPNKKVWKGRAPSQFSGRNYRLEDGKLILETRWEPDFPFSDEEQKPWGKEEGQVAKFENLTTACFIGRKDFKYGYMEIKSKAADAEITSAFWATGSQTELDIFEQFGDHRQKGKEWKDRELWWSIHDWSREGKGKTVYTERLDYGFRVADDFHVYGIEWDENGMKLYVDGKLFTQATRAQVDAYAKEKNLPNGWVMDGPIHIWLDQETFPWHGVPDSLEDLELNSPEGKKEDGVVDFEIEYVRVWQKKQ from the coding sequence ATGATAAAGAATAATAGACAAATTAATAATGCTTGTTTGGTGGTGATGGTAATGTTTTTATTTGCTTGTAGTAGCAATAAAAACACAGCAAAAGTTGATAAGCAAGTAAGTGCAGTGGTTTATCCATTTTCGGACCCAAACAACACGGGTGGTTGGGTTTTAAATACAGAAGCTAGTGATGAATTTGATGCACCAGTTATTGATGAAGACAGATGGTATATTGTAGGAAAGTTTGAAAACGGAGTTCCTGTATATAAAGATCCTGATTATCCTAATAAAAAAGTATGGAAAGGACGTGCCCCATCACAATTTTCAGGAAGAAATTATAGGTTAGAAGATGGTAAATTGATATTAGAAACTCGTTGGGAACCAGATTTTCCTTTTTCAGATGAAGAGCAAAAGCCTTGGGGTAAAGAAGAAGGGCAGGTAGCAAAGTTCGAAAATCTTACCACAGCATGTTTTATTGGTCGTAAGGATTTTAAGTACGGCTATATGGAAATAAAATCTAAAGCTGCCGATGCAGAAATAACTAGTGCGTTTTGGGCAACAGGTAGTCAAACTGAGTTAGATATTTTTGAACAATTTGGAGATCATCGTCAAAAAGGTAAAGAGTGGAAAGATAGAGAGCTTTGGTGGTCTATTCATGATTGGAGTAGAGAAGGAAAAGGAAAAACAGTATACACAGAGCGTTTAGATTACGGGTTTAGAGTAGCAGATGATTTCCATGTATATGGTATTGAATGGGATGAGAATGGAATGAAACTTTATGTTGACGGTAAATTGTTTACCCAAGCAACTAGAGCTCAGGTTGATGCTTATGCTAAAGAAAAAAATCTTCCTAATGGTTGGGTGATGGATGGGCCAATTCATATATGGTTAGATCAAGAAACTTTTCCTTGGCACGGTGTTCCAGATAGTTTAGAAGATTTAGAGTTGAACAGTCCAGAAGGAAAAAAAGAAGATGGAGTGGTTGATTTTGAAATTGAATATGTACGTGTTTGGCAAAAAAAACAATAA